DNA sequence from the Penaeus vannamei isolate JL-2024 chromosome 32, ASM4276789v1, whole genome shotgun sequence genome:
TTTAGTTTCTTCCGTAATATTAGAGGTTACTGGAAGATTTAAACATTTGTTCTGGAGAATAATATTTTAAAGACGACGGTTGTTTGGTTAGGATGATTTTACTAGACACCTCTGTATTAGTAAAGTCTTTTATATGTAGTAGTTGTTTCTGTCATATACCATGGCTTATTCTCAACTGTTTCTTTGATTGCAGGCATGTACGTAACAATAAAGGTGCAGTACAAGTGGAAGAAGGGAGTAGATGGAGAGGGATGACCTTGCGTGACCCAGCTCATCTAGATGTCCATGACCCTGCCCTCACTTGCCTTGCTGCCCCAACTTCTCGCACTACTGTCAATGGCTATCATGGTCGGATAGATGATGGTATCAGTGGGGGTGTCAGCGATTCTTCCTTCGTCTCGGCTCGCACACAAGGGTTAAGAGCTATCAAGAGACGACGTTTAGTGAGGGCCGGAGCCGGACTCTGTGCCAGTCACAGGAGAGGAGCTGGGGGAGGCCGTATTCCAGCAGTGCAATGCAAGTGTGTCCTACCTTTAACATGTGTCTTATGCACACGTCTCCAAGGTATAGTTCCTCCAACAGCCCCTCCAGACCCAGACACACAGCCTTGGAATGAGAGACATGCGCGAGTAGATCCTACCTTCCACCCAGTTCTCTCTCAACCTGCTGGTAAGTACAAAATGGCTTTAGGGTTGTTAatgatgtgtgtttatgaataaagATCCAGATGCTATAAAATCTACTCAATGATGGTaatttaagattaagattaagatagaAATGGGTTGAAAATTTCTATTGTGGTAGTATGTttaattttatacatttttatatttgtttagacTGTACAATTTAAGTTCGTGTaccaatgatgaaaattaatctTTCCAAtgatttttctattattcttgctGTTCACTATGAAAATTTCTTTTTACAGATGTGTCATTATCAGAACGTTTTGATGCTATACTGAAAACAACCGATTGGCAGAGACAAGTTCTGACAGCCAAGACCCTCCAGCCTCTACCTGTTACCAGAACAAATCGGGAAACATTGCatgtggagaagaaaaagaagaaggataaagatcgtaaaaaagaatataaaaagcataagaaggaaggaaagggaagaataacaTTAAGTAAGTGCTAGAAATACTGATGTATTTATTGGTATTCATATGTGGAATTATAGTTTGATGGGTTAATTGTAATGAATGTTTATTGGATGTTTTCTGATGATGACTAATATAATTAATTTCCCTCTTTCAGAATTAAAGAAATCCTTACTAACAGGGGAGGTAGTAAGAGATGTAGACTACAAAAGAAAACGTATTTCTGCGCAGGAAGCTTTATGTAAGTGGAACTACATAGTGACTGTATTctgatattttttcatcattgtcttCAGGTTGTAAAGACATATTAACAACGTGCATTATATTTCCCTGTTGATAACTTTTCACTAAGTCGGGGAATAAAAATCATTATGGATTATTGCTCTCAATAATATATCAATGTACTAGTAGATTTAGTTGTTATAGTTGATATTATCCCTTCCCTTGAAAAATGGCACTTTTCAACCAAATTGTGTTTTTGACAGTAGCAATCAAAAGAGTTCGGGTTGACGAAGATGACGACGCTAGCTCCGTGTATGGAAGCagccttcactcctctccttcagCAAGTCCTGCACCCATTGACCGGTCAGCTCATAAAAGACACTCGTCAACTTCTAGCCAAAAAATGAAACAGGTAATGTTTGagattagtattactattattgtattttattcaaTCATGATGTATAGAAAAGGTGGTAGATCTTtgaattcattctctctttctcacttgttTTTCTATTGAATACATTGATCTATATATAACTTCAGTGGTAGTTATATAATTAGAGTGCATAGATTTAAAgagattattcatatttttagtcAATGTGTTGCTGTTTCTTTCAAGAATTTTGCCATATTTTCATATCTGATTTTTCCTTTGCAGAGTACGAGTTCCAATTCTTACGACATAGATAACATTGTAATTCCATATAGTATGGCAGCCTCAACTCGCGTTGAAAAGTTGGAGTATAAGGAGATCCCAACTCCTAAATGGAGGATAGTTCCCCTTATACCAAATAATGTTCACAGCGGTACTAGTCAAGAAGATGAGGTATgtgattgttatttgttatttctattctGATCATTAAATAGTGTGAAAATATGTTTCTGTAGTTGTTTGGGAATTGAATATGGTTAGGCATGTCATTTAAGCGGATTGTTTTCTCCCAGTTTGAGGAAGATGTCAGTGAAGAAGCAACCCTTGCCAGACACAGTCGTAGTGAAGAATTGGAGCGCAAGAAGTTCCTTCAACATCTCCATATGCAAGTTACCTCCAGGTCCTCGAGGTCACGACGGACGGACTCCTCAGGAACTAATACACCAGGTGGGCCTTTAGTCCCTAGGTTTGTTTGGCTCGGCTACTCtttccaagaaaaagaaagaagaaaaaaaatgggtatCCCCTCGGTGGGAATCCCAAGAATTTGATATGAAAAGATACACACTTGTAAGAGAGACTAAttaagggggggggataaagtgAAAAGACTTTGTgtgaaaaatcattattttccccaAACCTCTACCCAGGATGGTCCCTTTAGAAAGAGATCACATATCTTATGAACTTAGTGATTGTTAACAGTTAAATATATTTTCTCACCCTGACAGACCATCCGTTGTCTCCAAGGCCACCTGATCCAGCAAGTGACACCATATCGCCCTTAGCAACCCCTCCCACCACACCTCTAGCTCCTTCTGAAGACTCCAAtcaatcttcctccctctctgcagtCCCAGCAGTCTCTAGTGCTTCAGCTTTCCCAACATCAAGTTTATCCATCACTTCTCCCATGTCTACATTATCCAATAGTACCACACAACTCTCTGGGTATTCTGGCAATTCGCAATCCCAGTCTGGCCAGCTTCTTGTCCACAACTCCCAGCTGGGAGGATGTATATACAACCCCTTAACTTCATCTACATCCCAAGCCACAACCACCTCACTAAGCACCTCTGCGCCACTCACCACTTCCACGTCATCTTCCACGCCATCTTCACATCTGCCTGGTAGCCGTCGTAACCGCACCTTCAGCAGTGGAAGCAGATCTCGGGGATTCCTTGGCTTGGATGACAGTTTAACAGAAAGAATGGAGGTAAGTGCTTGAAGGAAGTGAAATCTTgggtatttgttttttcttttgtctggtaaataaataaaaaagatgtatGAAAACAGATCAAATGGATGTTTTTATATAGGTCTTGTTATTAGTACATAGTTAAATTTTGAATTGATTTTATTTGCAGATATACTTTTATAGTGACAAGGCTTTGATACTGTACTCTCATAAAGACTAGTTCATAACAAACCTTCATATTTACAGGGTGTAGTTCCATATGAACAACGTGTCTTCCCACTGAACAATGCAGAATATATGATTATGGTGAGGGAGACAGATGACTGTGATATTGGCCCCCCCAGCCCTCCGTTAGACTCCTCCAGTCATGAACCCATCAATATGGAAGAGGTAAGTTTTCAGGTGTTTATGAATAATGTAAACTACTTTCGACTACATAATAGATATGACATTTTTCTCATTTACCATTTGAGTACACTTTTGTAAAGCCTATTAGATGCAACTAAATAGTgtgcttttctctttttacagAGTGGGCGTAGCTCTCCAATGAGTGAAGTTACTGATTCAGCACCAGAGGATGATGGTCAGTTTGATGATACTGCTGAACCTAAATGGACCATCTCTGGGTTGAAGGATGCTACTGGGCAATGTGTGCTGCAGATTCATCGCAACTGATGGTGGCATAACTTGGAAATTCCAACTTCAAGAACTTAAAAGGCATAAAAAATGCATGGGCAAAGCAGAGCTAGAAATAAGTccaaaaccaaagaaaaggacAAGCAAAGTTTGTTGTTTAGAACTTACGTATTCTACTTACAATATTGCACATGAGGTGTACGGAAATATGAAATGCTGAATCTTCATAAAGGCATGTATAGAAGGATGTTCATAAATGTATTTAATATGGCTATAGGAAGAAACTTTAAAAGCATTGAAAGCTTCTTTATATATGCAGTACTACATGTTCTGGATTAAGTGATGCCTTGTATAAAGTGTGTGAAGAGTACAGTTGGGCATGCATcctcaagggaaaaaaaaagatcatatgTAGATACACTGGTAAATTAAAATTAgaatagataataacaaaatgtttATTAAATTTATCATTGTATTAGTCATTGGGATTTTGTTTTTGATGAATATGAACTAATCAGAATgatatgatgattaaaaaaaaaaaaaaaaaaaaaaaatacatatgaaaaaaaagtcATGAGGAACTGCTAAATTAAATTTGAAAAATATGTTAGGATTGAGATATCATTAGCAAGGTAAGGGGTACGAAGAATCACAAGGTTGTTTGCACGTGAGTTATGAGGATTCAGCAAGGCTCAGCAATCTGTGAttgttcttcacttttttcttttttctatttcttctttctttattttgtataattttaaCGAGCAAGTGCGTGTGGAAGGTTAGTTCTAGATAGGTTAGTCAAGACGATTAATGGATGTAGTGTAGGTTGCTTGAATGAGCAGTTGAGATAGATAGTTTAAGATGTAGACCGGTGGTAGAAGCATAGAGAGAATGATTGAGTAAAGTTATACTTTGGAAAGTGTTATATGCATTCAACCTAATTGAAAGTTTTTGTTTAATAAGCATCAGAAGAAATTGTTGTTGCTTTGTATTAGGCATTGAAGGCTTATGTTGGTAAATTAAGACCTATAGTGTGCCATCCAATCTGGATTATTTGAATGGAAATAATATTACAGGCAGTTGTTTTCTGGTTATGAAAAGGGAATTACTTTTGTTCTTTATTGTACTGAAAGTgttatttattttagtatttcaTGGGTGTATCATAAAACAGTTTCGAAAGTCTAGATTTATGGTACATGATTAATTTATTGTATGCACTGCCAAAGATCATCCTTAATTACCATTTATATACCCAGTGATTCTGAAAGTGGAAATTTTGTGGTGAGATGATCAGTATGTACAGGAGTGGAATATTCAAACATACCTGCTTGTAAGAATCAGGTAATTTGTCTTGTAGTAACTACGATAATCACAAATTATCTTGCTATCAGTAAACATTAAACCACATGACAAGTTTGATGTAGAAGCTGGGATGTTAGAACTTAGACATCATGAAGGCTGGTGTATGCTTAGCTGCCCATTctaatatataactgtatattgaTGCTTTGTCTTATAAAGGAGACACAAGTGTCAAATCTTGATCTGTATCCTTTGCTCATTAGTTTGCAACATGTAATAGAACGtcagaattaaaaacaaaaacaaaaaaaaagaattgtgtaTTTGCATGAGGAAAATATGGCCTCAAGACTCGTCGGTCCTCTCTCGAATGTGCTGTGCTTTACCCCTCCAATGGTTACACAGCTAATTATACGCTTATGTAATCTGTGTCATGGACTCTCCCAATAGCTCATTGTAATCTTGTTTGTACTTTTTGTTTCCACTTTCATAGAAGAAATGACGtgttcatctttactattattgaattgttccctctcccttgttttccttGATGTAGGTGGTCACTGtacctatttttctgtttttagtcTAGAGGACTAATATGAGGTATTCTTACCAATTACGTTTTGCTTTGTTTAAAAATGGTTGCTCCCATGGGGCCTTGTAATAAAGTTattgtaaaataatgatagtgattgaaTATTTGTACCTTTGTCGCCATTGCCCATCCAACCCAAACTACTTCTGTATTTAGTTCACTAAATTAGACCTGACCCTTACCCCATTTTTTAAGGAGAATATTTAGTTTTTCACTTATGGTCTGCATCATGTGGGGAGGATGGGTATAATGGTATCATTGTAAATAGTGTATAGGATCCAATTTGAACACAAGTATTGAGATTGTTCAATGATCAATTGGAAAATACTTGTTGCCTGATTGAGAAAGCACTGTCCTAAgtcattgaaaaaagaaaaaaatatataaactgtgTTGTGAGTTTTTGTATCCTTAAATAAAACTGTTTGTAAGGATTTAAGAGTTTATTAATATTCAAAGGTCTGGCTGACAAAGTGACTAGACTGTATGTCTTTATACAGGAAACCTGTATATTCTTTGATATATTATCTATCAAATGCATAATTTGAAGGGAAGACCTGATGAACATTAACTTAGAGAAGTTTTCCCCTTCAAATTTTGTTGTAATATAACTTCAAATTAAAGCATGTACTTTTAAGAAGGTAAATTCATAACAGTTCAGTTCTACACAGGGTATAAACATGCAAAAACATACAAGTACACATTCAGTATATAACTGAAAATTCTCCATAATTTTATCTTTATACAGGACCATCTTCATATTGATGGAATTTAACATTTCAAAGAGATGTGGCAGAACTATAACAAAACACTTTCTTTTTTGCTGACTACAATATTTAATCTATAGAGCAAggctaaatgtgtatatacagttgTATCACTCCAATTCTAGCATGTATTTATTAATTGAATGTCATATTTGCTACCGAAAGCGTTCGGTAAACAAGGTGGTGGGgcatttttatttgcatttcacATAAATAATTTCTTTACCCTGTCTGCCAATTTCTCAAATCACACTTCCCTTACATACTATACTTAGGCCCCATGCACACGAGAGAGAGTGGCTGTGTGGGTGCAAACCGTTACAAAATCACAATCACAGATGAAGTCTCAAGTGGAGAAACCACAGGCAAACCATTATTATAGCTGTGTCTATTCTTTAGTTACTCTAAACTAAATCTTGAACTCTACTGCCTGGTTTGCCTCTTGACAAAAAATGAGTGTGCCCTCTTGTAGACATATTTAAGCATCTTAAAACACTTAAATCTGAGAGCACTGTTTCTGGATTTGAGCatgtggtgtttttgtttgtgatgcCATCGATGCTCATTCCCAAAAACCATCCTAATGTGGTAACAGTTTTACCCATGTTGTCACTACCCGTTGTGTGAACAGGGCCTTTACTAATTTATGTATGGCACAAAATTACTCAAAGTGAGAAGGATGTACAATCTGATAAAGTTATTCATTTAGTGTTTTATGACCTGGGGCAATGCTAAGTTAGTCTGCAAATATTATTTAATGTACAACACAATGGAAAAATAGTAATGCCATGTACATTTTACATTTCATATGAAATAATGGAAGGATTAACCCAGAGTCAATCTTGAACTCGTTACTATAATGACTACTCTGTCCACACTTCTTATTACATATCCACTTCATCCTGTGATATCTAcagtatatgtttttatgtttgaaTCTATGACTATGACTATAATAAGTAAGCAAAGCTGAATTTGATATTTTTGTGTGCTTACTGCCTcttggacatttttttttctaacatttttattttacttattttttcataaAACCATATTCTTAGCCTGTGAATCACAATTACAAATACTTATTTCAAGTACATCATAAATACAAATGACAATattgttcatacatacatgttacaccaaaaaaataaaaattggatTGCAAACTTGTGAACATTGAGGTTTAGTGAGCAAATGGGGAAAAGATGAATGTGTGAGATAGTATGTGTAGTGCAAACCTGTCTCTgctaagaacaaaaaaataaaaatactttcgTGCATATTTACATCTGCCTACTACTGAACAGTATAAGGAGGAGGAACTGCTGAATATTTAGTTTGAAAACCATACAAGCTATTTTATGCTATCATATACTACCCGGTTCTGAAACAAAACATACGACTAGTACAACAAACTTCAGGTATGAGCGAATAAGCAGTGCCTGTTTTTTTCAAAATATCGTAATACTGTACACTTGAACAAAGCTCAAACTCTGTGACCTCCAGTAATAGAAGAGTCAAATTTCTATGTAGATTACTataatataaaaatgcatatgtgAAGAGTACACCACATAAAACTTAACTGCTTCTATGACAAATGTgaattatatttttaaaactttAATAAAACTGCACTGTACATTGTATATCAATGCATGGACCTCTACAAGCCCCTTTATGTGACcttaaaaaaggaaattcaaaatttatCACTACCCTGATGTGCATACATGTGGTACTAAACATATTTACCTTATAATACTTTCTAATCATGTAAAATATACATCATTATACACCATAAATTAGACTTTTTACTGTACACTGAGTGAGAATGTAGTAATTTCCAATGTAAGTACTTTTATTAAAGTTTAACTACACTTAATCAGTAATGCTTTGAAAATGTCCCCATCCCTAGTTATGGTactaaatataagaaaatgaatgcATGGGCATTACGACCTTTTGAGAATCTCAGTTCTGATTATCATTGTGTTCATGAGATGCTGTTTCAGGCAGATTTAGGCAGTGTGAGTAAGAAGGAATAATATCTTATTCCTCA
Encoded proteins:
- the nsl1 gene encoding KAT8 regulatory NSL complex subunit 1 isoform X1; this encodes MAPALTQASDPQTFHVTAHHHSPARPGEAPSSRSSPPPTAHLALQYGGLKEPHDCTDAHLAAALTNGTRRARLLPPSPVGAGGLACGREGCDPPPRPHAAHTTMDPPSGATAPTEDTSQPPNCCDSNAMGQDTGQQGAPGQQAPHAADHKAPRPPPQDGDLLALIGRDFANMNEIIDTLTRLADNPEVLAAVDTAALDLHGQCEGVPHQALDPQAQVRQVTKEERAHLLVDELDRRHLQIERRQIRLLRRLRRVTARGLGASVSGQLRELLDHAHGALAKQREHTSASEDGPAPASTPEVGVEALRADAMRTMSTSALVNLVRRVEASQGLARLAAASHRPPRSRPPTPAPALPEHTRSEVAAVSAEVEAAAHAHTHHDSDATESSSGGESCDEGDGYNDTNTHHVPVRERALYRYCRARSWVASRWTWLQAQVADLEYRILQQQKIYAHVRNNKGAVQVEEGSRWRGMTLRDPAHLDVHDPALTCLAAPTSRTTVNGYHGRIDDGISGGVSDSSFVSARTQGLRAIKRRRLVRAGAGLCASHRRGAGGGRIPAVQCKCVLPLTCVLCTRLQGIVPPTAPPDPDTQPWNERHARVDPTFHPVLSQPADVSLSERFDAILKTTDWQRQVLTAKTLQPLPVTRTNRETLHVEKKKKKDKDRKKEYKKHKKEGKGRITLKLKKSLLTGEVVRDVDYKRKRISAQEALLAIKRVRVDEDDDASSVYGSSLHSSPSASPAPIDRSAHKRHSSTSSQKMKQSTSSNSYDIDNIVIPYSMAASTRVEKLEYKEIPTPKWRIVPLIPNNVHSGTSQEDEFEEDVSEEATLARHSRSEELERKKFLQHLHMQVTSRSSRSRRTDSSGTNTPDHPLSPRPPDPASDTISPLATPPTTPLAPSEDSNQSSSLSAVPAVSSASAFPTSSLSITSPMSTLSNSTTQLSGYSGNSQSQSGQLLVHNSQLGGCIYNPLTSSTSQATTTSLSTSAPLTTSTSSSTPSSHLPGSRRNRTFSSGSRSRGFLGLDDSLTERMEGVVPYEQRVFPLNNAEYMIMVRETDDCDIGPPSPPLDSSSHEPINMEESGRSSPMSEVTDSAPEDDGQFDDTAEPKWTISGLKDATGQCVLQIHRN
- the nsl1 gene encoding KAT8 regulatory NSL complex subunit 1 isoform X2 yields the protein MAPALTQASDPQTFHVTAHHHSPARPGEAPSSRSSPPPTAHLALQYGGLKEPHDCTDAHLAAALTNGTRRARLLPPSPVGAGGLACGREGCDPPPRPHAAHTTMDPPSGATAPTEDTSQPPNCCDSNAMGQDTGQQGAPGQQAPHAADHKAPRPPPQDGDLLALIGRDFANMNEIIDTLTRLADNPEVLAAVDTAALDLHGQCEGVPHQALDPQAQVRQVTKEERAHLLVDELDRRHLQIERRQIRLLRRLRRVTARGLGASVSGQLRELLDHAHGALAKQREHTSASEDGPAPASTPEVGVEALRADAMRTMSTSALVNLVRRVEASQGLARLAAASHRPPRSRPPTPAPALPEHTRSEVAAVSAEVEAAAHAHTHHDSDATESSSGGESCDEGDGYNDTNTHHVPVRERALYRYCRARSWVASRWTWLQAQVADLEYRILQQQKIYAHVRNNKGAVQVEEGSRWRGMTLRDPAHLDVHDPALTCLAAPTSRTTVNGYHGRIDDGISGGVSDSSFVSARTQGLRAIKRRRLVRAGAGLCASHRRGAGGGRIPAVQCKCVLPLTCVLCTRLQGIVPPTAPPDPDTQPWNERHARVDPTFHPVLSQPADVSLSERFDAILKTTDWQRQVLTAKTLQPLPVTRTNRETLHVEKKKKKDKDRKKEYKKHKKEGKGRITLKLKKSLLTGEVVRDVDYKRKRISAQEALSIKRVRVDEDDDASSVYGSSLHSSPSASPAPIDRSAHKRHSSTSSQKMKQSTSSNSYDIDNIVIPYSMAASTRVEKLEYKEIPTPKWRIVPLIPNNVHSGTSQEDEFEEDVSEEATLARHSRSEELERKKFLQHLHMQVTSRSSRSRRTDSSGTNTPDHPLSPRPPDPASDTISPLATPPTTPLAPSEDSNQSSSLSAVPAVSSASAFPTSSLSITSPMSTLSNSTTQLSGYSGNSQSQSGQLLVHNSQLGGCIYNPLTSSTSQATTTSLSTSAPLTTSTSSSTPSSHLPGSRRNRTFSSGSRSRGFLGLDDSLTERMEGVVPYEQRVFPLNNAEYMIMVRETDDCDIGPPSPPLDSSSHEPINMEESGRSSPMSEVTDSAPEDDGQFDDTAEPKWTISGLKDATGQCVLQIHRN